Part of the Methanobacterium sp. Maddingley MBC34 genome, ATGCTGGGATCCTGACCAGGGTGGATCGGTTTTTCATTCCATAGGCAATGTACACTGGTGCTTCGTATCCTGGTACCAGTCGTTTGTAAGAGTTTACTGAAGGTGCCACAATGGCAGACAGTGCTTTGGAGTGTTTGAGTAACCCTCCAGTGAAGTATAATGCTTCATCTGAGAGCTGGTTTTCTGCGTCAGGGTCATAGAAAACGTTTTTACCATCTTTGAACAGGCTCTGGTGACAGTGCATTCCGCTACCGTTCACTCCGAAGAATGGTTTGGGCATGAAGGTGACCATTGAGCCGAGTTTGTCTGCTATGGCTTTGATGGCTTGTTTAAATGTGATAACTGCATCGGCGGTTTTAAGGGCATGGTCGAATTTGAAATCGATCTCGTGTTGTCCGGGTCCTACTTCGTGGTGGCTTACTTCCACTTCAAAGTTCAATTCTTCCAGTCCTAGAACCAGTTCCCTTCTCATGTTGGTTCCCTGGTCTACAGGTTCCACATCGAAGTAAACACCTTCATCGTGCGGGTAAACAATTCCTTCTTCATCCATGTCCACTATGAAGAATTCTGGTTCTGGCCCAACATTGTATTCATAGCCAAGTTTTTCTACTTTTTCCAGGGTTTTCTTGAGTATGTAACGAGGATCGCCTTCATAGGGTTTTCCTTCCGGCCAGTAGATGTCACAGATGAACCTGCAAACACCCTTCTCATCAGGTCTCCATGGTAGAGTGGAGAATGTGTCTGGATCTGGTTTGATTATCAGGTCACTGTTGTTAATATCTGCGAAGCCCTCAATGGATGAACCGTCAAATAGAAGCCCATCTTTGATAATGTCTTCTATATCGTCTGGTTTTACCAGGGGAATCGCCATGTTCTTGGGAGTCCCGTGTATGTCCACAAACTGCAGCCTAACGAATTTAGTACCGCATTTTTCGATATCTTCAATAACTTTTCCAATCTTGTCTTGCAATTTAGTAACCTCCGTGATCTTCACCGGAAGGATGTTTCCTCTTACTGGTATATAAATGTTTGTGGATTTAAGACAACCGTGAAAATAATATGTGCTTGGTACACCTGAAAAGTAATTTTTTATAATTAAATTGTAAGAACATTTTAAAAAAATAAAGTTAACCTTTAGTGCCATTTATGAATCCAACAGTGGCTGTGGTTATTTTTTCACCATTGGATGAAGTTAACCAGGCATCATAATTGGCATAATCATGGGCGAGAATCTTTGGTAATGTTATTTTAGTTTGGGAGATTGTTTCTTTTTTAGCATTGTATCCAGTAACTGTTAAGTTAACCGAACTGTAGTTTTGGTTGGCCCTGTTTTCTACCATACCATTTACATGGTATGAATTGTTATTGCTTTCATCGATGTTAACTGTATACTGTATTATATCTCCCTTGCTGTCATTTTTCTGATTAATGAGATTTCCCATGTCAAAAGTACATCCGCTGGTCATTACAATTGATATTACAATAAGGAAGCTCAGAGTTAGCGCGGATTTTCTGGATTGCATAAAAACACCTTATTCTTTGTTTGCGGGTAATTATCAAGTAATATCGAGTATAAGATAGTATTCATTGAATTAAATTATTATAATTTGATTAAATACGCATTTATAATCATTAAAGATATCATATCTCAACTTTCTTAATTAATGTGAAGGTTATCATAGATATACTGGTACTATGGAACAATAAATCACTGACATGAATGAAATTAAAAACGAACCACTGAAAATGCTTCTTCTTTCATCAAATCGAACATCAGGACACGAGGGGCCATTATGGGGGTTCCTTTGCCTGTAATGATTTTAACGGATTCAAAAGCCTGGAGACACCCTACGATATTGGGTACTGGTCCAATTACTGGTGGAACTTCTCTACTGAGATTGGAAACCTTTGAAAGGATTTCATCGGTTAATTCATGGCCATGGGATGGTAATTTAAATAATTCTTCGTAAGATGGCGTGGAACCGTTAAAAACAGTAACTTGGCCCATGGTGCCGTGTATGGCCCCGTGGATGAAAGGTATATCTAATTTTTCGCTGCATCTGCTCACAATAATGCGGGTTAAAAGGTTGTCTAGGGCATCGATGACGATTTGACTTCCTTTTAATATTTTGAAAACGTTTTTATCATTCAACTCCTGGTTAAATGCTTCAACTTTTAGGGAAGGGTTAATGGATTCCAGTCTTTTCTTGGTTATTTCTGTTTTTGGTCTTCCTACACTTTTTGAGTTGCTCATTAACTGTCGATTGATATTTGATTTGTCAAAAACATCTTTATCAACTATTCGAAGCTTTCCAACCCCCATTCTGGCCAACATTTCAGTGGTGGCTCCACCTATCCCTCCGCAGCCGATGACAGTAATCTGGGAGTTTAAGAGATTCAACTGTTCATTTTTGTTGATGATTCCCTTTTGTCGGTCTAACATTTCCCAATAATTTTTTGCTTCCTGTTCTGTGGGCATAAATACACCAAAATAACCATTCATAATTTTTTTGATACATGCTTATCTGGTGTTGTTTATTTTTAATGTTTTTGGAGTTTTATAACCACAAACTATATATAAGAAAATGATATATCATAATTAAATATATCGAAATTCGATATACTTTTTGGAGGTTACTCAAGTTATGGAAAATATATTAAACGGCATCAAATCTTACTTTAAAGACAAGAAAAACAGGATAGTCCATGCTTTAACTGGAATTTCAATGTTAATATTAACCGTGTTTGATTCAATAAATCCTTACATGCGGATAAGTGTTTTTGCAGGTGCAGTGGGGTTTAACCTGTTGAGGATGCGTTACTTAGGCTAAATTAATAAATGGACATGGTATACGTGGTTGGAATTTATTCAAATTGAAGATTTATGCACAGTAATGATTAAATTGATAGGGGAGTTAAAATCTATGAACCGTGTAATCAAAGGACTAAGAGCTTACCTGACTGACTGGAAAAACCTTTTAACCCATAGTATTGTGGGTGTGGTCATATTGTTAATCGCTCTTTTTGCCCCAGTGAGTCCCTACATTCGAATTGCATTTGTCGGGGTGGTGGTTGCATTCAATGTCATCAGGATGAGATACACTTGATTTGTGTGATTATAATTGATTTTGTGATGTATAAAAATCTAGATCATTTAAGAAAATAACCAATAAAAAAAATGATCTGGAAATAAGCTGATGGGAACTAAAATAGGAGGGATTTTATGGACCAGTTTGAATTAGCCCTGGAAAAAATGTCTGAAATGTCGGAAGAACAGTTAAAACAATTAATTGACATGGAAAAGGAAAAGATTTGCATATGCAGGACCTGCCCAACATACAACCAGTGTATGACTGAAAATAATGAAGCACTATTCTGTATTTTAGGTAGTAACTGTGAAGTTGATCAGGTAGAGTGTATATGTTCCCAGTGTCCTGCCCACACTAACTTTGAAATGAAACATGAATCGTACTGTAAGGATGGTTCTGAAAAGGAGCAACGTTTGAAAGATTATAAATAATTATTATTTTTTATTTAATGATTTTTGAAGTTAAATGAGTTAGTCAAATGTTAATTTTTAATATTTGGATGGATTCACCTCATGATGGCTAGCTCATGGCAATCAAAATTATAATCCCCTAAGTTTTTTTAAGGTACGTTCCAATAACAGAGCCTAAAAATACAAGACATAATACTGTTATAAATAAGCTGAGTCTATTCTTAATAAAACTTATATCATAATTTCCTTTAAAGACTCCTATTGACAAAAGGAATAAATTAAATATTATATAACCAATTAAAGTAGCTAGTGTTGCGTTTTTAATTCCAGCTTCATATATTGGATTATTCATATAAGCAATGATAAATCCTTCTACTATTGGCATTAAAATAACAATTACTAGAAAAAGTAAATCTATATCATAACTCCAATTTATATAAAATCGTAAGTAATAACCAAAATAAGCAATGGAAAACCCAATAAATGTTATTATAATTCCAATAACAATTGACTTCCAATTTATTAGTTTAAATTCTCGATTTTCCATCTTTGAATTATTCATATAACTAATTTCTAAAATAATAATAAATAATTTTTGATATTAAAATAAGAATGTGGCATTTTTGATTTTTTGTATGAAAGAAAATATTTGAGGTCTTTTTTGGTATTATTACAATTATTGATCTAACCCTTTCAAAACTACATCCCATAATACTTAATAGTTGATCTTATCAAAAAACGAAATCTAAAATTTTAGAGATTAAATAATGAGTAAAAAGCAAGTTTTAGTGGTAAGACTGATTTAAAATGTTGAAGTAAACTGTCTAAAATTTAAACTTACATTAAAATAGTGATAATGTGATAATAAAGTGCCGGGGGCGGGATTCGAACCCGCGACCTCGCGGTATCCCAGGAAAAAGTCAGAGCACTTGCTTAATACCCTATGAGCCGCGCGCTCTAACCAGCTGAGCCACCCCGGCATGGCTTATATCCTGTTCATTCTCATCTTTCTTAAACTTTTCTATGGATGAGTATATTTATTCTATGAATCGCTAATATTTAATAAATCATATTTAATTTTAATATTGAAAAATTTATGGAAAAAATTCTATTTCCATTGAAATTTATTTTGAATAAAATATAATCAGGTGAATTAGAATGGATGAGCATGTGATTGAAGCCCTGGGTAAAACCCGGGTTAAAATTAAAAACGGGAAAGTAATAGAAGTTGGGGAGCCTAAAATAGAATACTGTCCAATATTCGATAAATACAGGGGAATAAAAAAGCTCACTTCTAAAAATGTAAAGGAAAACATTGAATTTCGCATAAATGATTTTGGTTTTTGCACCGGTGAGAGAACCTTAAGAATGCAGGACTTTCTTTCTTTTGGAGTTTCAGAAACCTTAAATACTGCAGTAGAAGCTGGAGAAATTGATGTGGTGGTAACTGTATGTGAAGGATGTGGGACGGTAATATTAACTGAACCCGAGTTGATTCAGGGTATCGGGGGTCGGGTATCTGGTCTGGTGAGCACAACTCCTCTGGAAGATGTTATAAATGCGTTAGGTGTTGAAAATATATTAAATTCAGAAACAGCAGAGATTAACCAGATTGAAGGTGTTATTAAAGCAATTGAAATGGGATTTGAAAAGATAGCAGTTACTCTGGTTTCTGCAGCAGATGCAAAGAAGATCAGGGAGCTTGAAAAACAGAATCCAAATGTAAAAATATACATCTTCGTGGCCCATGTAACCCAGATTTCAGAAGAAGATGCTGAAAACCTGTTTAAATATGCTGATGTGATAACTGGATGTGCATCTAAGTGTGTCCGGGAAATTGGAGAAGATAAATCTCATTTCAGGGCAGGTGAATCCATACCAATCTATGGAGTCACTGAAGACGGTAAAAAATTCCTGGAAATGAGAATTAAGAAGATTGGGGGATTAAAGGATAAGAAAGATCCACAGCTTCCGAAACCTCTACTTTAATAGTATCTACTTGAATCAGTAAATTCATGACTAAATAATTAAGGAATTAAGGGAGTCTTAAAAAAATTAAGTTCATTCACCAGAATCAGCAAGTGCACGGATAAGTGAGCTCTGGGTTATGAGTCCCACCAGGTTACCATCTTCCACAACTGGAATTCTCTGGAAACCTTTATCGGCCATGATTCGAGTAATAACCATGACTGGTGTGTCTTTAGTTACCACTTGAAGGTCTTTACTCATCAGATCCCCCACTTTCAGGCCCAGAGACTCCCCACCAGCCAGTAAAACATCTCGATGGGTTATTATTCCCACCAGCTGTTTTTCAGTGACTACTGGTAGTCCACCTACATTGCAGCGCATCATCTTCAGTT contains:
- a CDS encoding glutamine synthetase, type I (PFAM: Glutamine synthetase, catalytic domain; Glutamine synthetase, beta-Grasp domain~TIGRFAM: glutamine synthetase, type I); translation: MALKVNFIFLKCSYNLIIKNYFSGVPSTYYFHGCLKSTNIYIPVRGNILPVKITEVTKLQDKIGKVIEDIEKCGTKFVRLQFVDIHGTPKNMAIPLVKPDDIEDIIKDGLLFDGSSIEGFADINNSDLIIKPDPDTFSTLPWRPDEKGVCRFICDIYWPEGKPYEGDPRYILKKTLEKVEKLGYEYNVGPEPEFFIVDMDEEGIVYPHDEGVYFDVEPVDQGTNMRRELVLGLEELNFEVEVSHHEVGPGQHEIDFKFDHALKTADAVITFKQAIKAIADKLGSMVTFMPKPFFGVNGSGMHCHQSLFKDGKNVFYDPDAENQLSDEALYFTGGLLKHSKALSAIVAPSVNSYKRLVPGYEAPVYIAYGMKNRSTLVRIPASRGNGTRVEFRCPDPSCNPYLAFAAMLEAGMDGINNKIHPGEPTEIDVFELSPEELAPMGIDTLPSSLWEAYHALEKDEVVKSSLGDHVYSQFMDLKRKEWDDYRIQVFQYELEKYLQI
- a CDS encoding dinucleotide-utilizing enzyme possibly involved in molybdopterin or thiamin biosynthesis (PFAM: MoeZ/MoeB domain; ThiF family), with protein sequence MNGYFGVFMPTEQEAKNYWEMLDRQKGIINKNEQLNLLNSQITVIGCGGIGGATTEMLARMGVGKLRIVDKDVFDKSNINRQLMSNSKSVGRPKTEITKKRLESINPSLKVEAFNQELNDKNVFKILKGSQIVIDALDNLLTRIIVSRCSEKLDIPFIHGAIHGTMGQVTVFNGSTPSYEELFKLPSHGHELTDEILSKVSNLSREVPPVIGPVPNIVGCLQAFESVKIITGKGTPIMAPRVLMFDLMKEEAFSVVRF
- a CDS encoding CBS domain-containing protein (PFAM: CBS domain), producing MIKKLHAKDIMIQEVHVTSPTDLVAAAKLKMMRCNVGGLPVVTEKQLVGIITHRDVLLAGGESLGLKVGDLMSKDLQVVTKDTPVMVITRIMADKGFQRIPVVEDGNLVGLITQSSLIRALADSGE
- a CDS encoding putative methanogenesis marker protein 8 (PFAM: Uncharacterized protein conserved in archaea (DUF2099)~TIGRFAM: putative methanogenesis marker protein 8) → MDEHVIEALGKTRVKIKNGKVIEVGEPKIEYCPIFDKYRGIKKLTSKNVKENIEFRINDFGFCTGERTLRMQDFLSFGVSETLNTAVEAGEIDVVVTVCEGCGTVILTEPELIQGIGGRVSGLVSTTPLEDVINALGVENILNSETAEINQIEGVIKAIEMGFEKIAVTLVSAADAKKIRELEKQNPNVKIYIFVAHVTQISEEDAENLFKYADVITGCASKCVREIGEDKSHFRAGESIPIYGVTEDGKKFLEMRIKKIGGLKDKKDPQLPKPLL
- a CDS encoding Protein of unknown function (DUF2769) (PFAM: Protein of unknown function (DUF2769)) — encoded protein: MDQFELALEKMSEMSEEQLKQLIDMEKEKICICRTCPTYNQCMTENNEALFCILGSNCEVDQVECICSQCPAHTNFEMKHESYCKDGSEKEQRLKDYK